In Mercurialis annua linkage group LG6, ddMerAnnu1.2, whole genome shotgun sequence, the following are encoded in one genomic region:
- the LOC126653644 gene encoding transcription factor DIVARICATA, translating into MKWEMGVISPNSYLSSTNCFIEESKSSTKWSPAENKMFENALAVYDKDTPDRWHKVAAMIPGKTVGDVMKQYSELEADVNNIEAGLVPVPGYSTSPFTLDWVNSNYNSYDGFKQSYVLGGKRSSSGRSADQERKKGVPWTEEEHKLFLMGLKKYGKGDWRNISRNFVVTRTPTQVASHAQKYFIRQLSGGKDKRRASIHDITTVNLNEIRTPSPENKRQNSPDQSTLLTQQSNGVSMPRTHFQWNQPENGATMGFNSTHGNMFMPSAYGINSYGIKMQPHNLYRGSSLHESHVGPQSLPFQMQSAQHYPHG; encoded by the exons ATGAAGTGGGAAATGGGAGTGATTTCACCAAATTCTTATCTTTCAAGTACTAATTGTTTCATAGAAGAGAGCAAGAGCAGCACAAAATGGAGTCCAGCAGAGAacaaaatgtttgaaaatgCTCTGGCTGTTTATGATAAAGATACTCCTGATAGATGGCACAAAGTGGCTGCTATGATTCCTGGCAAAACTGTTGGAGATGTGATGAAGCAGTATAGTGAATTAGAGGCTGATGTTAACAATATAGAAGCAGGGTTGGTTCCGGTTCCTGGATATAGTACCTCTCCTTTTACACTTGACTGGGTTAATAGTAACTACAATAGCTATGATGGTTTCAAACAATCTTATGTTCTTGGTGGAAAGCGATCTTCTTCCGGTCGGTCCGCCGATCAAGAACGAAAGAAAGGTGTTCCTTGGACAGAGGAGGAGCATAA GCTATTTCTGATGGGATTAAAAAAGTATGGCAAAGGAGATTGGAGAAATATCTCGAGGAATTTTGTTGTAACTCGAACGCCTACACAGGTTGCGAGTCATGCACAGAAGTATTTTATCAGGCAGCTTTCAGGAGGAAAAGATAAAAGAAGAGCAAGCATTCATGATATTACAACAGTCAATCTTAATGAAATTAGAACGCCATCTCCGGAAAATAAAAGACAGAATTCACCTGATCAATCTACACTTCTTACTCAACAATCCAACGGCGTCTCAATGCCTAGAACACATTTTCAATGGAATCAACCCGAAAATGGAGCAACCATGGGGTTCAATTCAACACATGGAAATATGTTCATGCCCTCTGCTTATGGAATTAACTCATATGGAATTAAAATGCAACCTCATAATCTGTATAGAGGTTCTTCACTTCATGAATCTCACGTCGGACCGCAAAGTTTACCCTTTCAAATGCAATCTGCACAGCATTACCCTCATGGATGA